A region from the Salidesulfovibrio onnuriiensis genome encodes:
- the lptB gene encoding LPS export ABC transporter ATP-binding protein gives MDGLVAANLSKRYGQKEVVHSVNLNVSKQEVVGLLGPNGAGKTTTFYMLVGIVKPNTGEVSFNGRRITDRPLHERARMGISYLPQESSIFKKLTVRQNLEIILEQTSMTPRQQHGRAEELMEMFTITKLADQPAMFLSGGERRRLEIARALIMNPSFILLDEPFAGIDPIAVIDIQEIISVLKSMGIGILISDHNVRETLNICDRAYLVYEGTIILEGTPQEIVQNSQARQIYLGEDFSL, from the coding sequence ATGGACGGGCTTGTCGCAGCGAACCTCAGCAAGAGGTACGGACAGAAAGAGGTGGTGCACAGCGTCAACCTCAATGTCTCGAAACAGGAAGTGGTGGGGCTTCTCGGCCCCAACGGCGCGGGAAAAACCACGACCTTCTATATGCTGGTGGGGATCGTCAAACCCAACACGGGCGAGGTGTCATTCAACGGCCGGAGGATCACGGACCGTCCCCTGCACGAGCGGGCCCGCATGGGAATCAGCTATCTTCCCCAGGAGAGCTCCATCTTCAAGAAGCTCACCGTGCGGCAGAACCTTGAAATCATCCTCGAACAGACTTCAATGACTCCCCGCCAGCAACACGGCAGGGCGGAGGAGCTCATGGAGATGTTCACCATCACCAAACTCGCGGATCAGCCGGCCATGTTCCTTTCCGGCGGCGAGCGGCGCAGGCTAGAGATCGCCCGCGCCCTGATCATGAACCCCAGCTTCATTCTTCTGGACGAACCCTTTGCGGGCATCGATCCCATTGCGGTCATCGATATCCAGGAGATCATTTCTGTGCTCAAGAGCATGGGGATAGGTATCCTCATCTCCGACCACAACGTGCGTGAAACATTGAATATCTGCGACCGCGCCTACCTGGTTTACGAAGGAACCATCATCCTGGAAGGCACTCCCCAGGAAATCGTCCAGAACAGTCAGGCCCGACAGATCTATCTCGGCGAAGATTTCAGCCTCTAG
- the rpoN gene encoding RNA polymerase factor sigma-54, giving the protein MGLELRQQLKLSQQLVMTPQLQQAIKLLQLSRLELVETVQQELLENPFLEEPDPEEVREDTKDAGSGDDESAELIRDADWENYLGEFSSTSKQSHAREAELPEEGMSFEARLASKPSLGGHLNWQMRLSNFTDEEIAIGEIIIGNLDHNGYLQADVADILSMVAATEEQVESVIKKIQRLDPIGVGARTPQECLLVQLEVYELDDDPVLVSLVRDHLEDLEKHRYKPLARKFKISMEELKEYLEEIQKLDPMPGTNFSSTEPHYVSPDVFVYKFGDEFVIILNEDGLPRLQMNSFYVDNVKARNEKEKDYFSEKMRSAAWLMKSLYQRQRTLYKVVESIVRFQRDFFEEGVTKLKPLILKEVAEDINMHESTVSRITTSKYVSTPHGIFELKFFFNSALDLGDGSQVGSESVKALIKELISEENPKKPLSDERIGDILKEKLDVNIARRTVAKYRSAMGIPSSSKRKQFF; this is encoded by the coding sequence ATGGGATTGGAACTCAGACAACAACTCAAGCTCTCTCAACAACTGGTCATGACGCCCCAGTTGCAGCAGGCCATCAAGCTGCTGCAGCTTTCCCGTCTTGAACTGGTTGAAACCGTGCAGCAGGAATTGCTGGAGAATCCGTTCCTTGAGGAGCCCGATCCCGAAGAAGTTCGGGAGGACACCAAGGACGCCGGTTCCGGCGATGACGAAAGCGCGGAACTGATCCGTGACGCGGACTGGGAAAACTACCTGGGCGAATTCTCCAGTACCTCCAAGCAGTCTCATGCCCGGGAAGCGGAGCTCCCGGAAGAGGGCATGTCCTTCGAGGCACGCCTTGCCTCCAAGCCTTCCCTGGGCGGCCATCTCAACTGGCAGATGCGCCTTTCCAACTTCACGGACGAGGAAATCGCCATCGGCGAAATCATCATCGGCAACCTGGACCACAACGGCTACCTACAGGCCGACGTGGCCGACATTCTTTCCATGGTCGCGGCCACCGAGGAACAGGTGGAGTCGGTCATCAAGAAAATCCAGCGTCTCGACCCCATCGGAGTCGGAGCCCGGACCCCCCAGGAATGTCTGCTGGTGCAGCTCGAAGTCTATGAACTGGACGACGATCCCGTTCTTGTCTCCCTGGTGCGCGACCACCTGGAGGACCTGGAAAAGCATCGCTACAAGCCCCTGGCCCGCAAATTCAAGATCAGCATGGAAGAGCTCAAGGAATACCTCGAGGAAATCCAGAAACTCGACCCCATGCCCGGGACGAATTTCTCGTCCACGGAACCGCACTACGTCAGCCCTGACGTGTTCGTTTACAAATTCGGGGACGAATTCGTTATCATCCTCAATGAGGACGGCCTGCCGAGGCTGCAGATGAACTCGTTCTATGTGGACAACGTCAAGGCCCGTAACGAGAAGGAAAAGGATTACTTCTCAGAGAAGATGCGTTCCGCGGCGTGGTTGATGAAAAGTCTGTACCAACGCCAGCGCACACTGTATAAAGTAGTTGAAAGTATTGTCCGTTTTCAGCGTGATTTCTTCGAGGAAGGGGTAACCAAACTCAAGCCCCTGATTCTCAAGGAGGTAGCCGAAGACATCAATATGCATGAATCGACCGTCAGCAGGATCACGACCAGCAAGTACGTGTCCACGCCCCACGGGATCTTTGAGCTGAAGTTCTTCTTCAACAGCGCACTGGATCTCGGGGACGGCTCCCAGGTCGGCTCGGAAAGCGTCAAGGCCCTTATCAAAGAACTCATAAGCGAGGAGAATCCGAAAAAACCATTAAGTGACGAAAGAATCGGTGATATTCTGAAAGAAAAACTGGACGTCAATATTGCGCGGAGAACCGTGGCAAAATACCGCTCGGCAATGGGCATTCCCTCTTCGTCCAAGCGGAAACAGTTTTTCTAG
- the hpf gene encoding ribosome hibernation-promoting factor, HPF/YfiA family: MNISFTFKNFDPSDHLKKYANKRFGKLGKYVSHSDVAELQVTLMVEKFRQKAEVILKADNMNMTALESSEDMYSSIDMVLDKLEAQLRKSREKMKSRSKKAKANKTVQMDYLTFHDRESGDWTPTIVGRDSYEPKPMSIDEAAMQLDTKENDFLVFLNSDTEGINVIYKRKNGDFGLIDPGH; the protein is encoded by the coding sequence ATGAATATCAGTTTCACCTTCAAGAACTTCGACCCGTCCGACCACCTGAAGAAGTATGCCAACAAGCGCTTCGGCAAACTCGGCAAGTACGTCTCCCATTCCGACGTCGCCGAACTCCAGGTAACGCTGATGGTAGAGAAATTCCGCCAGAAGGCTGAAGTGATTCTCAAGGCCGACAATATGAACATGACGGCCCTGGAGTCTTCTGAGGACATGTACTCTTCCATCGACATGGTTCTGGACAAGCTCGAAGCTCAGCTGCGCAAGTCGCGCGAAAAGATGAAGAGCCGGAGCAAGAAGGCCAAAGCCAACAAGACGGTGCAGATGGATTATCTGACTTTCCACGACCGGGAATCCGGCGACTGGACTCCGACCATCGTGGGCCGGGACTCCTACGAGCCCAAGCCCATGTCCATTGATGAAGCGGCTATGCAGCTGGACACCAAGGAAAACGACTTCCTGGTGTTCCTCAATTCCGATACCGAAGGAATCAACGTCATCTACAAAAGAAAAAATGGTGATTTCGGCCTTATAGATCCTGGACATTAA
- a CDS encoding PTS sugar transporter subunit IIA yields MKLGDYLEKELIIPALTSATKAEVLAELVSPLASTTASFDAEQAVSVLLEREKLGTTGIGDGIAIPHGKLESLEKIRVVVGRSIEGVEFEALDFKPCHIFFLVLAPEQVAGLHLRLLAQISRLLKDENFRREFLQAEDGETLWKLLKNS; encoded by the coding sequence ATGAAACTCGGTGATTACCTCGAAAAAGAACTCATAATACCGGCATTGACCTCCGCCACCAAGGCGGAGGTCCTTGCCGAACTTGTTTCCCCCCTGGCGTCCACGACCGCATCTTTTGATGCGGAACAGGCCGTTTCCGTGCTTCTGGAAAGAGAAAAGCTCGGCACCACCGGCATCGGCGACGGGATAGCCATTCCCCACGGCAAGCTGGAAAGCCTGGAAAAAATCCGGGTGGTTGTCGGCCGCAGTATCGAGGGCGTTGAATTCGAAGCCCTCGATTTCAAGCCTTGCCATATCTTTTTTCTGGTTCTGGCTCCGGAGCAGGTTGCGGGGTTGCATCTGCGGCTGTTGGCGCAGATTTCCCGGCTGCTCAAGGACGAGAATTTCCGCAGGGAATTTCTCCAGGCCGAGGACGGGGAGACCCTTTGGAAACTCCTCAAGAACTCCTGA
- the rapZ gene encoding RNase adapter RapZ — translation MTPKTHFPVIVVTGLSGSGKSTALRVFEDLGYFCVDGMPVGMLPKLAEMFQQKDSKHRGLVLGMDLRQDDFIEEWEQAMAELDAVNLEVQVLFLECRLETLVTRYATTRRPHPLESIDIGLEQALEKEKTLLDPIRKVSALVLDTTDYSIHDLRRIVQEKWADLEEQGRSMRVHVVTFGFKYGVPLEADLVFDLRFLPNPYFDESLREMSGKDEAVAKYVLGQEPGITFKTKFLDFLTYMLPLYAQEGRYRMTVAIGCTGGRHRSVSVAEEVYQKLKSDGYSVAIEHRHLELG, via the coding sequence TTGACACCCAAGACTCATTTCCCGGTCATAGTTGTCACCGGCCTCTCCGGTTCCGGAAAAAGCACGGCCCTGCGGGTTTTCGAAGACCTGGGCTATTTCTGTGTGGACGGCATGCCCGTGGGAATGCTTCCCAAGCTGGCGGAAATGTTCCAGCAAAAGGATTCCAAGCACAGGGGGCTCGTGCTGGGCATGGACCTGCGCCAAGACGATTTCATCGAGGAATGGGAACAGGCCATGGCCGAGCTGGATGCGGTGAATCTGGAAGTGCAGGTTCTTTTCCTGGAATGTCGGCTGGAAACACTGGTGACCCGGTACGCCACCACGCGCAGGCCGCATCCCCTCGAATCCATTGACATAGGGCTGGAACAAGCCCTGGAAAAGGAAAAGACCCTGCTGGATCCCATCCGCAAGGTCTCGGCCCTGGTTCTTGACACCACCGACTATTCCATCCATGACTTGAGACGGATTGTCCAAGAAAAGTGGGCGGACCTGGAGGAGCAGGGCCGGAGCATGCGGGTGCATGTGGTCACTTTCGGGTTCAAGTATGGCGTACCTCTGGAAGCGGACCTTGTTTTCGATCTCCGCTTTCTGCCCAATCCGTATTTCGACGAGTCCCTGCGGGAAATGTCCGGCAAGGACGAAGCCGTGGCCAAGTATGTGCTGGGGCAGGAGCCGGGCATTACGTTCAAAACCAAGTTTCTGGACTTTCTGACATACATGCTTCCCTTGTACGCCCAGGAGGGGCGCTACCGGATGACCGTGGCCATCGGGTGCACCGGAGGACGGCACCGCTCTGTTTCCGTTGCCGAGGAAGTGTATCAAAAGCTGAAAAGTGACGGCTACTCCGTAGCCATAGAACATAGACATCTTGAACTGGGATAA
- a CDS encoding PTS sugar transporter subunit IIA produces the protein MPSNEQHVGIVVVTHGDFGRELIKAAEMVLGAQERCFAVSVDVKREVDETVEAIRQAAHKAGAGTGVLILTDLFGGSPTTLSLSLLKADDLEVVTGVNLPMVIKALQARSEALGDLAAAVRDAGLQGIVVAGELLRKKTRKK, from the coding sequence ATGCCATCCAATGAACAGCACGTGGGAATCGTCGTGGTTACCCACGGAGACTTCGGCAGGGAGTTGATCAAGGCCGCTGAAATGGTCCTGGGAGCACAGGAACGTTGTTTTGCAGTCAGCGTCGATGTGAAGCGGGAAGTGGACGAAACCGTGGAGGCCATCCGCCAGGCGGCTCACAAGGCCGGCGCGGGCACCGGCGTCCTCATTCTCACCGACCTCTTCGGCGGATCCCCGACCACCCTGAGCCTTTCCCTGCTGAAGGCAGACGACCTTGAGGTGGTTACCGGCGTGAACCTGCCCATGGTCATCAAGGCCCTACAGGCCCGAAGCGAAGCCTTGGGCGATCTCGCCGCGGCGGTCCGGGACGCGGGACTTCAGGGCATTGTCGTGGCGGGGGAACTGCTGCGAAAGAAAACCAGAAAGAAGTAG
- a CDS encoding PTS sugar transporter subunit IIB yields the protein MSWVRIDNRLIHGQIIETWIPYTGARSVLVANDELASDIMQQQIMSLAIPGNIESHFVTVDAVAREMKAIGKNTIILFYNCSDAKKAFDTGFLFDILNIGNVHYSPGRKQVSPNVALTNEDEHCLKYFCKKGVELDFRCVPNDTVQVRLP from the coding sequence ATGAGCTGGGTCCGAATCGATAACCGCCTGATTCACGGGCAAATAATAGAAACATGGATTCCTTATACCGGGGCACGGTCAGTACTGGTGGCCAACGATGAACTGGCCTCGGACATCATGCAGCAGCAAATCATGTCCCTGGCCATTCCCGGCAACATCGAAAGCCATTTCGTCACCGTGGATGCCGTGGCCCGGGAAATGAAAGCCATCGGCAAAAACACGATCATCCTCTTTTACAACTGCTCCGACGCCAAAAAGGCCTTCGACACCGGGTTCCTTTTCGACATTCTCAACATCGGCAACGTTCATTACAGCCCCGGCAGAAAACAGGTTTCCCCCAATGTGGCCCTGACCAACGAGGACGAACACTGCCTCAAGTATTTCTGCAAGAAGGGCGTCGAACTCGATTTTCGATGTGTTCCCAACGACACGGTACAGGTGAGGTTGCCATGA
- a CDS encoding PTS sugar transporter subunit IIC, with protein MVCHCRFFFALFSLFRSSLSIGLLERPLVIGLFWGVFNGDLPTSLFIAIFFELFWLDLIPAGTFIPPHLAASTFSSLALTTWFQLTNPSQIMIVMFASMPLAWVGAKLEGMMRDRQRLSYNRMLNWARNPVDANLPGMIILRSIAATAAVSWGLFFLTMLVFQQAFSFLFEDFPDLLLALKVQWPHLWIAATLGGVMALRVKRAYAILTAGIGFVLFFSIWSVFTWQS; from the coding sequence CTGGTTTGCCATTGTCGCTTTTTTTTTGCGCTTTTCTCCCTGTTCCGCAGCTCGCTAAGTATCGGCCTTCTTGAGCGCCCCCTGGTCATCGGCCTGTTTTGGGGAGTGTTCAACGGAGACCTTCCCACCAGCCTGTTCATCGCCATATTCTTCGAACTCTTCTGGCTGGACCTCATCCCGGCCGGCACCTTTATCCCGCCCCATCTCGCGGCATCCACCTTTTCCTCCCTGGCCCTGACCACCTGGTTCCAGCTGACCAATCCTTCCCAGATCATGATCGTCATGTTCGCCAGCATGCCCCTGGCCTGGGTCGGAGCGAAGCTAGAAGGCATGATGCGGGATCGGCAGCGCCTCAGCTACAATCGCATGCTGAATTGGGCGCGAAACCCGGTGGACGCCAATCTGCCGGGCATGATCATCCTCCGTTCCATAGCCGCCACGGCAGCCGTTTCCTGGGGGTTGTTCTTCCTCACGATGCTTGTCTTTCAGCAGGCATTCTCCTTCCTTTTCGAAGACTTTCCGGACCTGCTTCTGGCTCTCAAGGTGCAATGGCCTCATCTGTGGATTGCGGCCACTCTGGGCGGGGTCATGGCCCTGCGCGTAAAACGCGCTTATGCAATACTGACTGCGGGAATCGGATTTGTTCTTTTTTTCTCAATCTGGTCCGTATTCACTTGGCAGTCCTAA
- a CDS encoding manganese-dependent inorganic pyrophosphatase has protein sequence MAIVVVGHKNPDTDTIASAIAVADLWTKRGMEAKAIAQGEIAPETAFVLEKFGFSAPEILADATDQKIILVDHTDLSQSMDNLEKGELIAVVDHHKLGDVTTPNPLEMWVWPVGCTGTVIKSMYDFFGVEMPKNIAGILLCAILSDTVMFKSVTCTPQDKEAVEALAKIAGVGDVMALGMEMFKVKSAVDGASASELVFRDYKDFDMSGNKVGIGQLEVVDLSMLDAHKEALQAEIEKVKADGRHSVFLLLTDIMKEGSEMLIASDDASVVEKAFGKAPEGKSIWLDGVMSRKKQVAPNFIKAFEG, from the coding sequence ATGGCTATCGTAGTAGTAGGACACAAGAATCCGGATACCGACACCATCGCTTCCGCCATCGCGGTTGCAGACCTGTGGACCAAGCGTGGCATGGAAGCAAAGGCCATCGCTCAGGGCGAAATCGCTCCTGAAACCGCCTTTGTTCTGGAAAAATTCGGTTTTTCCGCTCCTGAAATCCTGGCCGACGCCACCGATCAAAAGATCATCCTGGTGGACCACACCGACCTGTCCCAGTCCATGGACAACCTGGAAAAGGGTGAACTGATCGCCGTTGTGGACCACCACAAGCTGGGCGACGTCACCACCCCGAATCCCCTGGAAATGTGGGTGTGGCCCGTGGGCTGTACCGGCACCGTGATCAAGTCCATGTACGATTTCTTCGGCGTTGAAATGCCCAAGAACATCGCTGGCATCCTGCTCTGTGCAATCCTGAGCGACACTGTCATGTTCAAGTCCGTGACCTGCACCCCGCAGGACAAGGAAGCAGTGGAAGCTCTGGCTAAGATCGCCGGTGTTGGCGACGTCATGGCTCTGGGCATGGAAATGTTCAAGGTCAAGTCCGCCGTGGATGGCGCTTCCGCCAGCGAACTGGTCTTCCGTGACTACAAGGACTTCGACATGTCCGGCAACAAGGTCGGCATCGGCCAGCTGGAAGTCGTTGACCTGTCCATGCTGGACGCACACAAGGAAGCCCTTCAGGCTGAAATTGAAAAGGTCAAGGCTGACGGACGTCACTCCGTCTTCCTGCTGCTGACCGACATCATGAAGGAAGGCTCTGAAATGCTGATCGCCTCCGACGACGCTTCCGTTGTCGAAAAGGCATTCGGCAAGGCTCCCGAAGGCAAGTCCATCTGGCTGGACGGCGTCATGAGCCGCAAAAAGCAGGTTGCTCCGAACTTCATCAAGGCCTTCGAAGGCTAG
- a CDS encoding (Fe-S)-binding protein yields the protein MRKTCENQGLHISRDCTECGACVKNCAFLEERGTPKSIAETVLSGSLSSSIAFDCSLCGLCETICPEKLSITAYFLEMRRQCQQDGSVDMRPYRPILQYEKTGHSRLFAHYDIPEGCDTVFFPGCTFPGTRPKTTQAFFKTLQKHVPTAGIVLDCCHKPSHDLGRQDYFESRFARILQKLREHDIKRVIVACPNCYKVFREYGQKLKIQSAYEFLAEKETPDIAAPDVLDVVIHDPCPLRNKKGIHKAVRSLATSLGCGWEEARNNKRRTLCCGEGGSVPFVRPDLALRWSRRRVDQAGGKTILTYCAGCTVTLSRLVPTVHILDMHFFRDSILSGTFKPLRGLATYLARLWLKLRLLIRRA from the coding sequence ATGCGGAAAACATGTGAGAATCAGGGCCTTCACATTTCCCGGGACTGTACGGAATGCGGGGCTTGCGTTAAAAATTGCGCCTTTCTGGAGGAACGGGGGACTCCCAAAAGCATTGCCGAGACGGTTCTGTCCGGCAGCCTTTCTTCCAGCATCGCCTTTGACTGCAGCCTATGCGGACTGTGCGAAACTATTTGCCCGGAGAAGTTGTCCATTACAGCCTACTTTCTGGAGATGCGCCGACAATGCCAGCAGGACGGTTCGGTGGACATGCGTCCGTACAGGCCGATTCTTCAGTACGAAAAAACAGGACACTCACGCCTTTTCGCCCATTACGACATCCCCGAAGGCTGCGACACTGTCTTCTTTCCGGGCTGCACCTTTCCCGGCACCAGACCCAAAACGACCCAGGCCTTTTTCAAGACCCTTCAAAAGCATGTACCCACTGCGGGTATCGTACTCGACTGCTGCCACAAACCTTCCCATGATCTGGGGAGACAGGATTATTTTGAAAGCCGTTTTGCGAGGATACTGCAAAAGTTGCGTGAGCATGACATAAAGCGAGTCATTGTGGCCTGCCCTAATTGCTACAAGGTTTTCAGGGAGTATGGACAGAAGCTGAAAATACAATCCGCCTACGAATTTCTGGCGGAGAAGGAAACCCCGGACATAGCCGCCCCCGATGTACTGGATGTAGTTATCCACGACCCGTGCCCCTTGCGAAATAAAAAGGGCATACACAAAGCAGTACGTTCGCTTGCCACCTCTCTGGGGTGCGGATGGGAGGAAGCCCGAAACAATAAACGGCGCACCCTCTGTTGCGGGGAGGGCGGTTCTGTCCCGTTCGTCCGCCCGGACCTTGCGCTCCGCTGGAGCAGGCGGCGTGTCGACCAAGCCGGGGGCAAAACCATTCTGACCTATTGCGCGGGGTGCACCGTCACTTTGTCCCGCCTGGTCCCAACGGTCCACATACTGGACATGCACTTTTTCAGGGACAGCATTCTTTCCGGGACATTCAAGCCGCTCCGAGGTCTCGCAACCTACCTGGCCAGGCTCTGGCTCAAATTGCGACTTCTGATCAGGCGAGCATAA
- the dapA gene encoding 4-hydroxy-tetrahydrodipicolinate synthase, whose product MFSGAFTALSTPFKNGAVDEANYRDFIEWQIEKGINGLVPCGTTGEAATLSHEEQGEVIRICVEQSKGRVPVIAGAGSNSTKEAIELTKMAKDAGADGALLITPYYNKPTPAGLVEHFKAIAAEVSMPIIIYNVPGRTALNLLPETLKRIKDAVPEVVGIKEATGNLKQCAEVIEECGKDFDMMSGDDFTVLPLLAVGGCGVISVISNIMPGEMADMCSAFEKRDMETALDLSLKMAPVNRAMFFETNPMPVKTCLYKMGIFKNLEFRLPMLPVTPETDVKLDAMLKEHGLV is encoded by the coding sequence ATGTTCAGCGGAGCTTTTACCGCCCTATCGACCCCCTTCAAGAACGGCGCAGTCGATGAAGCGAATTACAGGGATTTCATTGAATGGCAGATAGAAAAAGGCATAAACGGGCTGGTGCCATGCGGAACCACCGGTGAAGCGGCCACCCTTTCCCACGAGGAACAGGGAGAGGTCATCCGTATCTGCGTGGAACAGTCCAAGGGACGTGTTCCGGTTATTGCCGGGGCCGGTTCCAACAGCACCAAGGAAGCCATTGAACTGACCAAGATGGCCAAGGACGCCGGGGCGGACGGTGCACTCCTGATTACGCCTTATTACAATAAACCGACTCCGGCCGGTCTGGTGGAACATTTCAAGGCCATTGCCGCCGAAGTGTCCATGCCTATCATCATCTACAATGTTCCGGGCCGTACTGCCCTGAATCTGCTTCCCGAGACCCTGAAGCGCATCAAGGATGCGGTTCCCGAAGTGGTCGGCATCAAGGAAGCCACCGGCAACCTGAAGCAGTGCGCCGAGGTCATTGAAGAATGCGGCAAGGATTTCGACATGATGTCCGGGGATGACTTCACGGTGCTGCCCCTTCTTGCCGTGGGCGGTTGTGGCGTCATTTCCGTCATTTCCAACATCATGCCCGGCGAAATGGCCGACATGTGCTCCGCCTTTGAAAAGCGGGACATGGAAACAGCCCTGGATCTGAGCCTGAAGATGGCGCCGGTGAACCGGGCCATGTTCTTCGAAACCAACCCCATGCCCGTGAAGACCTGCTTGTACAAGATGGGAATTTTCAAGAACCTCGAATTCCGACTTCCCATGCTTCCGGTTACCCCGGAAACCGATGTCAAGCTGGATGCCATGCTCAAGGAGCACGGCTTGGTTTGA
- a CDS encoding UshA-like (seleno)protein family 2, with product MIRLLFLMALAIASAFPAMARADSVLNIFYTSNTYGIVRPCPSUGNKTLGGVARRATFFKDVYQSDAPTLKIAGGFEFTHRAGPQPGAELLEAMARAYVFLGYDAALLTRREAAAFEEAGVVPPAPWATYEQSACRELVLENGKKVEVVVFPPLPKDSDMPDDGTFAKIARSVRQARKKGDLVIGLCDWGIVAEREYLARKPKDAPHLLFGSGSGTGIRGQVMLDGRLLYVRSYDKGKAINQVEILKWPQEGDFVWIPSENVLSTLVVLDNRYYDSLKIEKIFSNVDLSNN from the coding sequence ATGATTCGGCTTCTTTTTTTGATGGCTCTTGCCATTGCGTCGGCTTTCCCGGCAATGGCAAGAGCTGATTCCGTGCTGAATATCTTTTATACGTCCAATACGTATGGCATAGTCCGCCCCTGCCCGTCCTGAGGGAACAAGACTCTCGGAGGCGTGGCCCGGCGGGCTACTTTTTTTAAGGACGTATATCAGTCCGATGCACCAACCCTGAAGATTGCAGGCGGTTTCGAGTTTACCCACCGTGCGGGCCCGCAGCCCGGGGCGGAATTGCTCGAAGCCATGGCCAGGGCCTATGTCTTTCTGGGGTACGATGCCGCCCTGCTCACCCGCAGGGAAGCGGCTGCCTTTGAGGAGGCCGGAGTCGTGCCTCCTGCGCCTTGGGCGACCTATGAGCAAAGCGCTTGCCGTGAACTCGTGCTTGAAAACGGGAAAAAGGTGGAGGTCGTGGTTTTCCCTCCCCTGCCCAAGGATTCGGACATGCCGGACGACGGCACGTTTGCAAAGATAGCCAGGTCAGTGCGACAAGCGCGAAAAAAGGGCGACCTCGTGATCGGCCTGTGCGACTGGGGCATTGTGGCCGAGCGGGAATATTTGGCCAGAAAGCCCAAGGATGCTCCGCACCTCTTGTTCGGCAGCGGCAGCGGAACCGGTATTCGCGGTCAGGTCATGCTTGATGGCCGTCTGCTGTATGTACGTTCCTATGACAAGGGCAAGGCCATCAATCAGGTAGAGATACTAAAATGGCCCCAAGAGGGAGATTTTGTCTGGATTCCATCGGAAAACGTTCTTTCCACCCTCGTCGTGTTGGATAATCGCTATTATGATAGCTTGAAAATTGAAAAAATATTTAGCAATGTCGACCTGAGCAACAACTAA
- a CDS encoding HU family DNA-binding protein: MNKSELIKALAEKKKLHVDESTKIVGAFVDSVKEALLRGDRVEIRGFGSFKIKDYEGYTGRNPKTGSVVEVRSKKLPFFRPGKELKEFIND; encoded by the coding sequence ATGAATAAGAGCGAACTGATCAAAGCTCTGGCGGAAAAGAAAAAACTGCATGTGGACGAGTCTACCAAGATCGTTGGCGCCTTTGTGGATTCCGTCAAGGAAGCCCTTCTTCGCGGTGACCGCGTCGAAATTCGCGGATTCGGCAGCTTCAAGATCAAGGACTATGAAGGCTACACTGGGCGTAACCCCAAAACCGGTTCCGTGGTTGAAGTGAGATCCAAGAAACTGCCCTTCTTCCGCCCCGGTAAAGAGCTGAAAGAGTTTATAAACGATTAA
- a CDS encoding MinD/ParA family protein has translation MTNKNNTLSLAVLSGKGGVGKSNIVLNLGYALYQARKTAMLMDCDLGLANLDVLLGISPEKNLQDLLRSDAPVDDVLVPIEDDGLDILPATSGVPELVEMDEDMQDILFKKLVSLAGDYDFLLLDLGAGISNTVMAFASITQLRIMVVTPEPTSLTDSYAVIKVLATQHGVKDFLVIVNQATSSSEAKTTFDRLNAACQNFLGIELVNLGHVRQDNNLIESVRKQRPLMSFAPKSPASQDITALAQKLMRYREDNRARIAGRPVLKDFPD, from the coding sequence ATGACCAACAAGAACAATACATTGAGTCTTGCCGTTTTGAGTGGCAAGGGCGGGGTCGGTAAAAGCAACATCGTTCTCAACCTCGGCTACGCCCTGTACCAGGCTCGCAAGACGGCCATGCTTATGGACTGTGACCTGGGGCTTGCCAACCTCGACGTTCTGCTCGGCATTTCCCCGGAAAAGAACCTGCAGGACCTGCTGCGTTCCGACGCGCCCGTGGACGACGTGCTTGTGCCCATCGAAGACGACGGCCTGGATATTCTGCCCGCCACCAGCGGCGTTCCCGAGCTGGTGGAGATGGACGAGGACATGCAGGACATTCTTTTCAAGAAGCTGGTTTCCCTGGCCGGGGACTACGACTTTCTGCTGCTGGACCTGGGCGCGGGCATCAGCAATACGGTCATGGCCTTTGCCAGCATTACCCAGTTGCGGATCATGGTCGTCACCCCGGAACCCACGTCGCTGACGGACAGTTATGCGGTAATCAAGGTGCTGGCCACCCAGCATGGGGTCAAGGATTTCCTGGTCATCGTCAACCAGGCCACTTCATCCTCGGAAGCCAAGACGACCTTCGACAGGCTCAACGCCGCATGCCAGAATTTCCTGGGTATCGAATTGGTAAATCTCGGTCATGTGCGGCAGGATAACAACCTGATCGAATCCGTAAGGAAGCAGCGTCCGCTCATGAGTTTTGCTCCCAAGTCGCCGGCTTCTCAGGATATTACAGCATTGGCGCAGAAGCTCATGCGCTACCGTGAGGACAACCGGGCCCGTATTGCCGGCCGCCCCGTGCTGAAAGATTTTCCTGATTAA